One segment of Streptomyces sp. NBC_00102 DNA contains the following:
- a CDS encoding DUF664 domain-containing protein, with amino-acid sequence MNTSDLLTDAFGRVREAVHAAVEGLSADEVNARTDAGANSIAWLVWHLTRVQDDHVADASGGEQVWFTDGWADRFDLPFDRAATGYGHTRKEVGAVRVASADLLLGYHDAVHERTLAFVGGLTGKALDRIVDEAWSPPVTLGVRLVSVVADDLQHAGQAAFVRGALGRAHGG; translated from the coding sequence ATGAACACATCCGATCTGCTCACCGACGCCTTCGGCCGCGTGCGGGAAGCCGTGCACGCGGCGGTGGAAGGACTCTCCGCCGACGAGGTCAACGCCCGGACCGACGCGGGGGCCAACTCCATCGCCTGGCTCGTCTGGCATCTGACCCGTGTCCAGGACGACCACGTCGCGGACGCCTCCGGCGGAGAACAGGTCTGGTTCACCGACGGCTGGGCCGACCGTTTCGACCTCCCCTTCGACCGCGCCGCGACCGGATACGGGCACACCCGCAAGGAGGTCGGCGCCGTACGGGTCGCCTCCGCCGACCTGCTGCTCGGTTACCACGACGCCGTCCACGAACGCACCCTGGCCTTCGTCGGCGGACTCACCGGCAAGGCGCTGGACCGGATCGTCGACGAAGCGTGGTCGCCGCCGGTGACGCTCGGCGTCCGGCTCGTCAGCGTGGTGGCCGACGACCTCCAGCACGCCGGCCAGGCAGCCTTCGTGCGCGGGGCGCTCGGGCGGGCACACGGAGGATGA